From Rhododendron vialii isolate Sample 1 chromosome 7a, ASM3025357v1:
TAAGGAGGTATATTTTATATAGCTGAGATTTTTCGTTACACTTTCTCCCATATGGCCAATGAGAATGGCCTGGACGGAAAGTGGTATGGTAGTTCTGTGCATATGTGGTGTGTACCAAGCATTTCATTGGAGTTTATGATGAGGATTTTGTGTggaggaaaatgaaaagaaaaatgaaattgggAATTGAGCTACTTCTTTGTttactaaggccccgtttcagaacgcaaaaaaaatctctattttttaagaaggtaactttaagcttaaaaattatgggcttgttaaaatttaaaaatatgcaacatggatcttgtttgaaacatctcatcgagatcttttatacgatgcaaaaaaaataaaaaaatattttccatttttattatttttgaatttgaaaatatgaaataaactacttattttttaaaaaggtttctggaacgggacctaataACTCTTCGCATTTCTTTTCCTAACTTGAATTACATTACAAATTTAAGGTCCAAATTACTAATTAAGTTGAAACGACCCAAGTGGCCATGAACAACttaaatcaaaattattttaaacgaTGAACAAGGACACAAGGTTATGTCAGTACATGTAACAGTACAAAATGATATAAGGTTATGACTTGGCTTTGACCGGATCGAAAAGAGGAATGATCGGTGTGTATAAACTGACTCGAACACCTTATGCAATCGGGAACAAAAAAACAGTACAAAAGCCAGCACTTTTTCTTGCCATCTTTTGACTTTATGTTTCTGAAATCGAATATCTTAGAAAACTATGGCTCGTCATGAAACTGTTGCTCTACTGGGTGGGTGCAGGACTGGGGGAGCTGCTGTCGGGGTGGTTTTGTTTGTCGTTTTACCAAGGCTTTTTCAATTTTCCAtcagggaaatgattttcacctTTGTCTTTTTATATCTACActcttttttaagttttttatgctgtgtttggataaattttttaaaatttttttgtttgatttttagtATAACTAGTGGAGAGAAAATTAGGATAATGATGAGAGAAaaggtaatgagtagagagagatagagagataaattataataatgattgaaaaaatgagcaatgagtgaagagtaatgattaaaaatagaagtaatgagtattttttgagttgagatatttttttcagagaacaaaccaaacatagcACTTGTTGTTGAAAgtgaatgtatttttttttttgctaaaaaaggaaaaaaaaaaagaagagtgatataaaaaagaaaaatgtgaaaatcaattctctttTGTCATTTTGCTTATCTTCATTCACAactcttttgtttatttatagTCTATCTCCTGCTGTTTCCTTTGAATCAATTATTCTTCCTATTTTCACAAAGAATCAACCGTACGTTCACTTATGATTTTCTTGACTTGCTTTTCTAAAAATGACTAATTTATCACGTGCAGATttagcttttttattttttattcgtCTCGaggatgaaaattttaaaaagtaaaaaattagaatCAAGAGTTAAAAAAAGTtgcaaaaatcaataaatacgcaattttttttttctttttttgatatctGAGACAAACATAAAAATTCTAATACTttgacaaaaagcaaaaaaaatattcccgGACAATGAAAATAAACCTAATagggtaaaaaaaaagtggttaaGACGGATCAAGCTCCATTTCAGTCTCACTCTCACTCTAGTTCCGTCAAGTTTGGACCATTTATAGGCCTTTTCTGGGCTCACAACAATGATTCGAGCTGTTCATTTTATAGAGCTCGTCAAAAACATTAATCaaaccaaaaatcatgttgatcggaTAACATTTGATATGATATCAAAATGCATTAAATCATCAAATAACTGTGTAAAATATGTTGCAATCCAGCattgcacacttttttttacAAGCCTTAATGCATTTCGAAATCATGTTAAACAGTTTTCGATCAATGTGATTTTCGTCATGATCAATATTCTCGGCGAGTAGAACCAGAACCAGAACCAGACTGGACGCAAGCAAACTGGACGGGAGCCTTGTCCGGTGAAGACGCCGTAAACTCTCAATACGGCCACGATCAATGAGTGCTCGATTCTAACGGCCCAAGCCCGGTCGCAAGAATTGTGCAAATTCAAGGCCATGGCCCATGGGCTTTTAGCCTTGTATCTGCAGATTTTTTGTAACTTTGATTTTTTGTAACTTTGAATCTATAGTGCAACTGCAAAGTGCAAACTATGAGTTTAAGAGGATGAATCCATCACTTCTTCTTTTGGTAATGCAAGGTGTCTCGGAAAATTTGTGCACACCTCAGATTAATTCCTACAGTCTCTTCCACAGTCGTTTCACATGCTTACACGTGAGGTGACTCCAATAGTTATTGACAAAGAGCATCAAACCTGAGATTTTAGGAGTGAGCAAATTTCCTAAATCTCAAGTGAAGATCATCACGCCAACCTGGCAACTccaaatttttgtgagaaatgtgTTCAAAAATCTATACTGCCttatatgtgcacaaaaatttgTGTATTACTTGGGTTGCATACATTGGATTGATTTGTGGGTTGATTTTTGGATTGCATATTCAAATGTTTTGGTTAGGATGTTCAGTAATGACTAAACTATAATAGAACTTTTTTCGAGAAAACATTAACTTAGATAACTATAATGGAactaaaaatattatatatattctataaaagattttttaatttttttgggtgttcaaGTGACCAGACGCGACTGAGGCCTACTCCTTGAAGTTCAGTTGGATATATTTTATCAAGCTAAGACAAAATTTAGAtgtttaatttttcaataaCTTGGGTGGACAGAATTGATCTCTATCAGGGGCTGATGGATAAGTTTGAATTATTGGCATGATTTCATTTTCACCTACCAGTCCTTTCAACATGGACCATTGGGATTAGGTGTGTTTGTGGATTTGATTAATGTGGCACCAATCATTTGACTCCTGGCTTCTGGTAAGCAAGATGGTGACATTTGAGATTGGAAGCAGTTTTCGAGTATTCTTGGGGTCACAAATGGAGTAGTCTGCAAACACTATTTTTGGGGCCAACAATTTGGTAAAGCATGAATAAAGTTGGTAGCTGATACACATGTTTTGTTTTGCGAGTTTACGCTAATTactaaaatttcaaataactGCGTGAGTGTGAAGAATGTTGAGACACCATGTGTCAATGCTCAAAGACCCCTGAATGATTACGCACATTGATAAGCTTTCATCAATGCTTAATTACTCGTATTGATAAACTTCCACCAATATTCCACAATCTCATCTGAGAGGTCAGAGAATCAAACCTCACTAAGGATAATATTTTGAACCCTCGTCCCCTGTAATGAGAAACAACTTTATGAAGTTTTTAGATAGCGGCTCGAgttgtgaattttattttggttgagTTGTAATTAATAGTTGGTGGGAGTGTTAGTAGCCTGGTTATTGAGTTGTAATTTGTGTTCTTTGACTGTTTTAAACTCTATCTAGTTTGATGCGATTCTAACAATATTTTTACACTAATTTCTAGTGATTgacaaaaaaagggagaaaagatTTGTCAAACTCATGAGTTACGATTCAAAGAAAACTATATTCCTCCGTCAAAGTTGTCTCTCAATGATTCTCTCTTATCTAGCTTTAGTTCGGGTAATCTTTTTTGTAATTGGGGCTATATTTATTATCTTTGAACTTTTGTAACGACTCTTTATCTATCtataaagttcttttttgatgtcaaaaaaaaaatgacaaataagTGGAGATTTTGTCTAAAAGGcaattttccctaaaaaagccacttcattttttttttccaatttgtttTTACGTTTATAAGTTTTGCTCTAATTTTCTGTGGATTATTTATTCGTCTTGACTAGAGGAATAGACGAATCgaaaaaactgaaaattatGGCTGaacccttctctttttttttggaaaaattaagAAACCCgtgagtttttttattttagacaaaataaaaagtcaaattCAGCCTAATTATTATTCCGGATAATTTAACAATCCTTTTCACAATGCAAAAGACTCTTATTTATAGATATGGAAGAAGATtcgttttcaaaaataaaaaataaaaaaaagtcaaagggaaaatgacggctcaggacgtgtttagataattaatattcgtcaTGGacatattaaatttttttttccaaaatacgtcattggccgtcattttcccaaagtcAAAACCATGTTTTTCGGATTTCATGCCATTGGACTTGGTTTTGTATTAAAAAGTTGACCCAACCTAACCCaataaatttgaatttgatttgtattaaaaaattgacCTAACCCAACCCAATAAATTTTCCATTTGCAACTCTAAGTGGCTAAGTCCAAACGAAAATATAGATAAGTAACCACAAAGCACAATCCTAAGCGGCTTCAATATTCATGTTTTTGAGTGGCTACACATATCgatttgaacaaattttttataaacgtaatagttttttaaaaataaattataaaatagcTCGGATCATCTGTGCGTAGACCAGAATGGATTCCGCTCAGGCTTCGGACCTTCGGTGCGGTAGATTGTACTTTCATTTTTGTTCCcaataataacaacaataataatCCTAACAGAACCCAAAGTAGAATCATCAGCACACACTTCCATACTCCACTGCCCGCACACACAAATACTACTATATCCCTTTGCTTTGCCCATTTCTCACGAAAGAGCAACAGAATCATCTCCTTCCGTTGGGATCGCGGGGAAAAAGTCCCCGACGGCGGCGGCGAGTTAGTTAGGGTTTCCTTGAATGGCCTCCGAGGATGTGGTAGGGAAGACGAGCGAGACGGCGGTGTCGACGATCGTCAATCTGGCGGAGGAAGCCAAGATTGCCAGTGAAGGAGTCAAGGCTCCCACTCACGCCGCTCTCTTGAGCATCTGCAAGTCCCTCGTCGCCGGCGGCGTGGCAGGAGGAGTGTCCGTTCCTACCCTCCTTTCTTCCCTAATTTTATTTCGCCCTAATTTTCTGTAGCTTATCGAATCGTCGTCATAGAATCGTTCGATTGTATCATTCGAGATCTATTCTGTTTAGTGATGCTGTTTATGTTGTTGCTGATTTCGGACTTATTCGAATAATCAGTCTTGTTATTGGTGCTCCGTGTAATTTGCAACGTAGGCCTAAAGTTCTTTGTTCTAAAAACCGGTCTAGGCGGCCGACTAGTTGGCGCCTAGGTAGGGTCCAACGCCTAGATAAGAATCAGCGCCTAGGAAGCTAGTCGGACTCCTGGTGCTAGACACCCCTCATTCGCCCGACTAGTgtctagcgacttttagaacactgtatTAAAATTGTGCATACATAAAGTACTTGTTCTTTGTATTTATAATTTGGTATTATGAAGTGCAATCTTCACTTGTTTTAcatgtgtgtgtgagtgtaCTAGATGCCGAGCAACGCGTGTGCAAATCGTGTTATATAAAAGATGGAAAGAGGAAAATCTTGAATTGAGATTAATCTTGTAATGAAATATGGGATGTGAAAGTAGAAAAGAGGGGAGAAGAAATTTGGGGTTGGAGTTCTTGACAGTTTCTTTAGGTAGTTAAAGGGATAGATTGGGGAGTAAGTGTGAGCGGCTTCAAAGCTGAcatccacaccaaaaaggttgtTCCCTTTGTTATAGTAATAGATAGATAATAGGTAGGCTGTACACATGTAGAATTTACGCAGAAATCTGTTTGATTCAAGTGatattatttagttttaagatATCAGTCTTCAGTTTCTGTTTGTTTCAATCTTATTTTCTTGTTCGCAGCCTGTtgcagataagtatagaattgTAGGTGACTTCATAGCATGGAATGTGCAAACCATTGAAGATATTATTTCGCTCTAAGATATCATTCTATAGTTCTCTTTGTTCTATTTTACTTTTGTGCCTGTTGCCCATTGCAAGAACTGTAGCTAACTTCACGGCATGGATGTGAAAAACATTGAAGGGAATCCTAATGTCAATTTGCGATGTTTTTAATAGGGGTGTGCTCGTGTTGGGTGCACCCTTAAACTGTCACATTGAGGAGTTCTCAAAGGGCTCTGAAACCTTTTTCTCCAGCCCTAAGTGGAAGAAGTTTTATTATGCACTCTGGAGTCTGCTTAGCAATAGTAATCTAAGACCATGTAGATCATTTGTTGACATCAGAATTACCAGGTAGATCTGTCTCAATGCTATTGTCAAGCTCTGATGATGGCTACGGCCCATGGGGTACATACATAAATTCTGTTGATAAGAATTGCATCTGTGGGAAACTTCCGTTTATGCTGAATCTGTCCCATGTCCTTCATGTTGCAGGTCACGTACTGCTGTTGCTCCATTAGAACGGTTAAAGATTCTGCTCCAGGTATGTGTTATGAAGCCCAGTGGTTTCTTTTAGAACCTTGCGTTCGGAGCATGCCTGTAAATTGTTCCCATTGTGGAGTGCTTTCGTTTGTCAAATACATTGCTATTGGTTCGCACTTCTAAGAGTTCTGTCAATTCATACTTTTTCATGGTGTTTTCAAAGAGAATGTTTGAGTTGCTTGAAGCATTTATGTTTCTAGTTAGTGTGTTATCATTAGGCGTTTGAATGAGTTTTCCCtttcttgtttttctatttttatttttattctgcTTCTGGTTTCCAAAGCCATAAAGGAAAGACAGGAAAAGTTGTGATATTGCAATGGCCTCGTAAACTCTTAAGTCTTCCAAGCTTTCTCATGTTTTTGTGTTGACGAGCTGTATGTCACCTTACAAAATGCTCTGGAAAAGAGTCTTCAAGGAGTATTTATGTTAATATTTGTATTTCACATATTGCAGTGGAAAATTGTTTGAAGCAATTGCTTATGATGACAATCTGTTTGTCTTATCAATGGACAAAGAAGTTAAAAACTGACATGGTCTAAAGTTGTGGTAGGCTGTGCATTTGTATCAACCATTTACGTCTCATTTTGACAGCAGTAAGGAACAAATGCAGCATTTGGTATATGTTTTTGGTTCTTTGCCAACTCGCATGATTAAAGTTGATTTTGTCTAAAACAAAACCCTGTCCTGTGTAAATTAATGCCATATGTCTACTTTGAAAGTTTAGTTCGCCATGAGATTCAGCTATTACAATTGCAAAAGTCATTTTTCCTGCCCTCATGTCTGGGACTGGGAGCATTCAGATGGCACAAACAATGATCCTTGTGCTGCCACATACTTAGGACCCTAGCCATCATCAGTTTTAAGCATGTTAAAGGCTGAATGTCCCTAGCATTTTCTGAGTCTAGTAACTGTAAATTGTGAAAGATTCTGGGTTAGATAGTATACTCTCTGTCCTTTGCTTTTGTCTTGTTTTCTTATTGGACTCTGCATCGAAAAGAGTGTTTTGCATTGATTTGGGCTTGAAAATGCAGGTTCAAAATCCCCATAGTATAAAGTACAGTGGAACAGTTCAAGGCTTGAAATATATATGGCGAACTGAAGGTTTCCGAGGATTATTTAAAGGCAATGGCACTAATTGTGCTCGCATTGTCCCAAACTCAGCAGTAAAGTTCTTTAGCTACGAGGAAGCGTCTAAGTACGCTACAATGCCCCCTGTTGTTCTACTTATACTCTTCCATTTTGTTATTTTACTAACATTTAGAGCTTGATGGCTCATGCATTACACTTTTATTGCCAATGTTGGCTCTATAAAACCCAAAAAGTTGGAAAATTTAGCGAATATGTTCATGGAAGTCTGGGGCACGAGGcatggttttgttttgtgtggTTAGATGTGAAAAtttaactgaaaaaaaaaaagatgttatAAACTAGAAAAAGTTGAGAAGTTCTATGCCATCGCAAGGCAGACCTTTTGACCTGCATCACTGAGTTGAAACCGTAATAATTGGGGATGACATTTTCTTATTGGGTTTTGGAATTCTTGTATGGCCCTTACCAACATAATTTGAAGCATCCGTTGTGTCAAAGTGGTCCACTTGTTCTCTTACAGACAAAAGCTGGATGATCAAATAAAACTGTCTTACTCAGCAATTATTTGTCAGATAAGGAAAATACTGAAAACTTGGAATTACTAGACATAAACCTTTACTTCTGCTATATCACCATGTTATTCTGTGTGCAGGAATGTTAGTATTCCGTATATAAATTCATATATATTTCTATGGCTAATCATCAACCTTGAACATGAAACTAGAAATGGACGTAATATCTttgtttggttatgaaatgatGGACTTACTTTAGCTCACTGTATGACATCGAACAGGGGAATTCTATGGTTTTATCGACAGCAAACTGGAAATGGTATGACCCTTCCCTATATTTTTCCCCATCATATTACTCTGAAGATCTTTTGACCTTCAAAAACTCTATGATTCTCTTGATATGATTCCTCACACTCAGTCGTCACTACTGGCACTTTTACAAGTGCGTGTTGTATTTTGGATTAGCTGGTGGTTGTAAAATAATCCATTCTAAATTGTGTTAAGTTGGAAGATAATTTgaagttgtttattttttattttttatctctcttttgttttcttatccTTCTTTCCATGCATCTGTCAGTGTACACTGTACAGTGGCCAGGTTTTTTTTGATGGTCTTTTATAAGAAGTTCAGAGTCATATTGGCGAGTGGAATTTTCTCTTGCAGAGGATGCTGAGCTCACCCCTCTCTTACGCCTTGGAGCTGGAGCATGTGCTGGTATCATTGCCATGTCAGCGACTTACCCAATGGACATGGTACGAGGGCGTCTCACTGTCCAGGTACTTTTTGAACTTTGGACATTACTTTTGTCCTGGTCTTGTATTCCGTGCTGGGTGCAGGGTGTCCTTATTTTTGGAattgatgatttcattttttcACCCCTTGCTCATTTTTGCAGACTGCGACGTCTCCTCGCCAATACAAAGGAATTGCCCATGCTCTTTCAACAGTTTTTCGTGAAGAAGGCCCCCGGGCTTTATACAAAGGATGGCTTCCTTCTGTTATAGGAGTTGTAAGTTACCTTGTACTTGTCCATTGATTGCTTGTTTGGGTTGAAGCACTTGTAGACTCCTGGTTTGGGCTTGAGCCTTGAACTATTTTATGATGGCTTGGATTTGGTGTCAGTTCCTTTTGGTTATGGGATACATTCGTTGGTCTATTGGTAAAACATCACAGTTTAGATAGGTGGCTTCCATTTTTTGTACGCTTTGGAAACTTAGTTTGAAAGATGAGAGATTTAATCTGCTGATTGAATGTCATTCCGTTTTACTGATAACGCATGTAATTAGTGGAGGATTAGAAGATTACTAGTTGCTTGCTGTGACTGGTGCAATAGAAAGTGTTATTATGTGGTTCATCATGATCAGTTTCCTTTTGGCCATGCAAATGCTAAAGATATCATCCTTTCATCAGATATTTGTCGAGATTGACTTTCTGTCTTCTCGTAGTTCGCTTCTTATGCTAATATTCCTGGCTTGATAACAGCGTGCCTTCATATGTGGTTATTTATGTAAGTTTGAAGAGCTAGAGCAACAAATCAGACATACGAGTGGTATTTTTGTGGGTCCTTTCTGGATTCTTGAAGTAGCTAACTGTCActtaagagaaaagaaagaagaacccagtcccctctctctctctctctctctctctctctctctctctttctctctctcacacacacacacacacacacacagagttaGTTGTATGCTTTCCCTAGCTTGGTTCCAATGATGAGTGAATGGATTAAGTTACATACTGTCTGTTCACACAAAAAAGAGTTACATACTGAAGGTATGCCTTTCGGCTTTGGGGGCACGGTTAGCTCCTTGGTTCTTGGAGGTATAAGGGGGCCActattttagtggtattctgagagtagccactttgtgcatattttccAAAATCCAAAGGTTAGGTCCGTCTCCAATCCTCACCCGCCcgtacccccaatgattggggactagatgagTTCTGGTATTGTTGTTGTATGCTGAAGGTGGAACGTTGACTCTAGTTTTTCTTTAAAAGATGTTGAATAAAAATTGGTTTTGCACAAGTTGATAACACTATCGAGATGATTTTCCACTGTTTCTATGTCGGGAAGCCTAATTCATCCAATAATCATACCTGTAGATTCCATACGTGGGTCTGAACTTTGCAGTATATGAGTCTCTAAAGGACTGGTTGATCAAATCTAGACCATTTGGACTGGCTCAAGATGCTGACTTGAGTGTTACAACAAAGCTTGCATGTGGAGCCGCGGCTGGAACTGTTGGCCAGACAGTTGCCTATCCTCTTGATGTAATCCGTCGAAGGATGCAGATGGTGGGCTGGAAAGATGCTGCTTCAGTTGTTACCGGTGATGGGAAGAGCAAAGCACCACTCGAGTATTCTGGCATGGTTGATGCATTCAGACAAACAGTTCGGCATGAGGGTTTTGGAGCCTTGTACAAGGGTTTGGTCCCCAATTCAGTGAAGGTTAGTATCATCTATCAAGATGATCGTCTTCATGTGCTCTTTTAGACTTTTAGTTACACTCATCAGTTAAGCATTCTTTAATGTGCTGTTGTAGTTACGTTCATCAATTAAGCATTCTTTAATTGTTTGTCAGGTGGGTATCGAGCTATATTGTGCATATTTGCGTAAAATTCTGGAGGCTTTTGGTTTTTGAGGCAAATTTTTAGATTCTATCTTTTCCAAAAGTTCGAGTGTTTTCAAAAGTTCTTCTCAACGAGACAAACCCAATATAGCACCTCCAACTCGATTTGGAgaagctaggtcttgggtgctTTTGGAATATATTTTGGATTCTAAGAGATTTTAAAAACTGATTTCCAGCTTTTGCAGCAAACACATTAGGCTTCTCTGCAACGTAATTCGTCTTCTCAGAGCTGCAGcaagaaaattttcagtttttACTAGAATTCAAAATCTACATGTACCATAGAATCTTAAGCTATTAAGTATTTCAAATCTATGTCCTTGGCTATTGGACTCATTCTGTATAGCTGcttcattttcctctctctatttttttgatttgcACATTTTCCTCTCTCTGTAGCGTGTCATTCATTTACAATGGAAATTTTAGATCAACCTTTTAATGTGATTGCCACTCTTTAGGTGGTCCCGTCAATAGCAATTGCATTTGTTACATACGAGGTGGTAAAGGACATTCTTGGAGTCGAGATAAGGATATCTGACTAAAACCGCGGGCAAGTTTGGGTATTTGTTGGACTTCCGCGCATGTTTTTGCAAGGAATGGAGAAGGTAAATTACGGGATTATCTTCTTTTAGTGTTTTCCAGATTGTGAGGaagtttagaaaaaaatttatagcCAGTGTTGATAGTTTCCATCTTATCTTTCTCCATTTCCCTTGTTCTTAGGCTTTTTATTTGTATGCACTGCCAATAAGTTGTCGAGAAGGATGCGCTAATTGCCCTCTAGTAGATTTCAGAAATTTTAGCTTATCCTTTGTTCGGTATTGAGTTCTGTAACTTGTTTTCACATGGAGTTATTTTGATTTGTTGTGAAACAGAAATAAATAATTTGGTGCTGCTATCCATCGTTGCACTTCTTCTGATTTGttctttttcatgttttgtGATTGAATTTTACGACGCAACTCACAAGTACCCTGGCATATAACATGTCTATTTGGTTGATGCTTCccctttatgttatttttgaatATTGGGGTCGTCAAGCATGTTATTTTTGAATATTGGGGTCGTCAAGCGAAAGGAAATTACTGTGAAATTAAATTTGTCATTTATCTTTATTGTTTACAGAAACTAAACGGGAGATTTTCTTCTTTCGATCAAATATTCATTTTACTTTGgagtttattttctgttttctttccctccatAAAAGCTGAACCATGATCCAAACATTGCTAATGTGTGTGTTTGCATATCAAACTGTGGCGAAAAGCCTccagtttttgaaatttactgAACTTATGATCTTGCTGCCTAAGTAGGGCACAACGAACAAAACTAAGGTGGTTgagagctcggctcatttagtaattGAGCCGACCTTGATCTCAAGTTTTAGGTTCTTGTAACAAATGAACCGAGCTCTAGCTCGGGTCGTTTGTATAGGCTAGGCTTGGCTTGTTTATAGAGTCTCGTTCAGAAAGTGAACCGGGCTCTTGTTTATGAGcaagccgagcttgaacacGAGAAAACTTGGCTCGTTTTCACCCGTACGGCCAAGGCTCTTAGAATTtccatatgagagagagagagagagag
This genomic window contains:
- the LOC131334411 gene encoding mitochondrial adenine nucleotide transporter ADNT1-like, with amino-acid sequence MASEDVVGKTSETAVSTIVNLAEEAKIASEGVKAPTHAALLSICKSLVAGGVAGGVSRTAVAPLERLKILLQVQNPHSIKYSGTVQGLKYIWRTEGFRGLFKGNGTNCARIVPNSAVKFFSYEEASKGILWFYRQQTGNEDAELTPLLRLGAGACAGIIAMSATYPMDMVRGRLTVQTATSPRQYKGIAHALSTVFREEGPRALYKGWLPSVIGVIPYVGLNFAVYESLKDWLIKSRPFGLAQDADLSVTTKLACGAAAGTVGQTVAYPLDVIRRRMQMVGWKDAASVVTGDGKSKAPLEYSGMVDAFRQTVRHEGFGALYKGLVPNSVKVVPSIAIAFVTYEVVKDILGVEIRISD